A genomic segment from Streptomyces sp. NBC_00078 encodes:
- a CDS encoding acyl carrier protein: MTAGNRDVHTWLTERVATYLRRSPEDIDTSVPLADYGLDSLTALAITADIEDEFDVTVDDALTWDHPTVDALGEALAELVGGQLAAADTSEKQA; the protein is encoded by the coding sequence ATGACCGCTGGCAACCGAGACGTGCACACCTGGCTGACCGAGCGCGTGGCGACCTACCTGCGTCGTTCACCGGAGGACATCGACACGTCCGTGCCACTGGCCGACTACGGTCTGGACTCCCTGACGGCGCTGGCCATCACCGCCGACATCGAGGACGAGTTCGACGTGACCGTGGATGACGCCCTGACCTGGGACCACCCGACGGTGGACGCGCTGGGCGAGGCCCTGGCCGAACTGGTCGGCGGGCAGCTCGCGGCAGCGGACACGAGCGAGAAGCAGGCCTGA
- a CDS encoding acyl-CoA dehydrogenase, whose protein sequence is MSTAPGLAPQRADELERLLGSLSDPANPTGAAAVLDADERAETLAAGESLLHAYGLNAEFVPPGLGGRLERADHLAEVMRSLYRRDPALGLGYGASSLIAGVTVWTAGAGPQKEHAARLLLEGHRIAIAFHELAHGNDMAGTEFEATATPDGLRLSGRKEVVTNIARAEAMVVLARTDARPGPRSHSLVLVDRASADPARLTDLPRFGTVGMRGVQLGGLRFDDLPVPASAVVGRVGSGLETALKALQITRTVLPAMATGILDTGLRIAVDHLMRRRLYGNAATALPHVRSVLTGVFADLLRAEVLGAVGARALHEVPGAASVYASAVKFEVSRLLLDAMDRLAELLGAHFYLREGPTALFQKLLRDLAPVGFGHIARAACQMSLLPQLPSLARRTWDRPGAEAPAGLYALAEPLPPLPYQRLALHAAGRDPIAGSLPTLLDADWAPEHADLRAAIAADVAELAGLAGVCGRLSPVELGVDARPEHYDLVTRYVRLLSRGVCAQVWRHAEPDSFLADPAWLRAALHRCAPGPHRPGPLPARVEDTLLSELLDRRDAGRSFGLTGRPLAV, encoded by the coding sequence TCCTCGACGCCGACGAACGCGCCGAGACGCTCGCCGCCGGGGAGTCGCTGCTGCACGCCTACGGACTCAACGCCGAGTTCGTCCCGCCCGGGCTCGGCGGCCGTCTCGAACGGGCCGACCACCTCGCCGAGGTAATGCGTTCCCTCTATCGCCGCGACCCCGCGCTCGGCCTCGGATACGGCGCCAGCTCGCTCATCGCCGGCGTCACCGTGTGGACCGCCGGAGCCGGACCCCAGAAGGAGCACGCCGCCCGCCTGCTCCTCGAAGGGCACCGCATCGCCATCGCCTTCCACGAACTCGCCCACGGCAACGACATGGCCGGCACGGAGTTCGAAGCGACTGCCACACCGGACGGGTTGCGCCTGAGCGGCCGCAAGGAGGTCGTCACCAACATCGCCCGCGCCGAAGCCATGGTCGTCCTCGCCCGCACCGATGCCCGCCCCGGCCCGCGCAGCCACTCCCTGGTCCTCGTCGACCGTGCGAGCGCCGACCCCGCGCGCCTGACCGACCTGCCGCGTTTCGGCACCGTGGGCATGCGCGGTGTCCAGCTCGGCGGCCTGCGCTTCGACGACCTGCCCGTGCCCGCCTCCGCCGTCGTCGGCAGGGTCGGCTCCGGCCTGGAGACCGCCCTGAAGGCACTCCAGATCACCCGCACGGTCCTGCCCGCGATGGCCACCGGCATCCTCGACACCGGACTGCGCATCGCCGTGGACCACCTGATGCGGCGCCGGCTCTACGGCAACGCCGCCACGGCCCTCCCACACGTCCGCTCGGTGCTGACCGGAGTCTTCGCCGACCTGCTGCGTGCCGAGGTGCTCGGCGCGGTCGGTGCCCGTGCGCTGCATGAGGTGCCCGGCGCGGCGAGCGTGTACGCCTCCGCGGTCAAGTTCGAGGTGTCCCGGCTGCTGCTGGACGCCATGGACCGGCTAGCGGAACTCCTCGGCGCCCACTTCTACCTGCGCGAGGGACCGACCGCTCTGTTCCAGAAGCTGCTGCGCGACCTCGCACCCGTCGGCTTCGGGCACATCGCGCGCGCCGCCTGCCAGATGAGCCTGCTGCCGCAGCTGCCGTCGCTCGCCCGCCGCACCTGGGACCGGCCCGGCGCGGAGGCCCCCGCCGGCCTGTACGCCCTCGCGGAGCCACTGCCACCCCTGCCGTACCAGCGGCTGGCCCTGCACGCCGCGGGCCGCGACCCGATCGCCGGTTCCCTGCCCACCCTGCTCGACGCGGACTGGGCGCCCGAGCACGCGGACCTGCGGGCCGCCATCGCCGCCGACGTTGCCGAACTGGCCGGACTTGCGGGCGTGTGCGGCCGGTTGTCGCCTGTGGAGCTCGGCGTCGACGCCCGCCCCGAGCACTACGACCTCGTCACCCGGTACGTACGCCTGCTCTCGCGCGGCGTCTGCGCCCAGGTCTGGCGGCATGCCGAGCCCGACAGCTTCCTGGCCGACCCGGCCTGGCTGCGCGCGGCCCTGCACCGCTGCGCCCCCGGTCCGCACCGGCCCGGCCCGCTGCCCGCACGGGTCGAGGACACCCTCCTCAGCGAACTCCTGGACCGGCGGGACGCCGGCCGTTCCTTCGGCCTGACCGGAAGACCCCTCGCCGTCTGA